From Physeter macrocephalus isolate SW-GA unplaced genomic scaffold, ASM283717v5 random_82, whole genome shotgun sequence, a single genomic window includes:
- the CIROP gene encoding LOW QUALITY PROTEIN: ciliated left-right organizer metallopeptidase (The sequence of the model RefSeq protein was modified relative to this genomic sequence to represent the inferred CDS: inserted 5 bases in 4 codons; substituted 7 bases at 7 genomic stop codons) has product MFARRCCRRRSPWKAATSTCLHEKTQXRLSFLRLPFSQLPPNFRSSSLTLPGSQDPQPLQIQTCHIGDPVSEGAWGPEGGRVRGGSQALTAGREAAQQLQGVLAAPPRQGPLLLCRDPAQYCHAVWGDPDTPNYHRCSLVKPGYQGQSCLGAKMRHFTRCHIPDVHLRGYALWPEQEPSQLIQPGGSGVQNTDFLLYVWVAHTSKWHQEPSIVAYAACCQLDSEDRPLAGTIVFCAHLTSPSLSHSDMVMATLHELLHALGFSGQLFEKWRDCLSGPSVSENCSTGQQVTRQDEWGQLLLTTXLAKHLGLLGVSLGAPLSEEVRMRTPWGDGRKKQRSGGTSYLLPRGPLSSHWEAXLLXNCIMTATYNGAQCTRLDPITLSAFKDSGWCQVNHSTAEEMLWGWGSGLEFGLVTTCGNGTSDFFFTGSGRGCHYLHLDKGSCSSDLMLEGXCRYKLLASGSECWRKENXFPPGAENPRGDIYHPHSCCFLANLTSQLLPADKIRHPSQIPHLKEANXPGHCYLHQCTERGVYKVQVEXSPWVPYLPGKAIQIPGNNGHLFCSLGWLCXTNEGTDAINITYPPVSLSTXPIISAVFRISWGPPGHSLGKEEGEELTEAVLQGSEIQTSIWCYFHSLLITTSLVFTVHMXKCPGCQGPSVGMLHRALTLTLWKKPLEVYYGEATFTIEYSKFLVTSDDNPSMTHLGLSMGLCLMSLILVVALGTTAYQKRATLQVRPPAPYHSLDPRGATGGPVGGMREV; this is encoded by the exons ATGTTTGCAAGACGTtgctgccgccgccgctcccCCTGGAAGGCTGCCACAAGCACGTGTCTACATGAGAAGACACA ACGTTTGAGCTTTCTCAGACTCCCTTTCTCCCAGCTTCCCCCAAATTTCCGctcttcctccctcaccctccctggCTCCCAGGATCCTCAACCCCTCCAAATCCAAACCTGCCATATCGGAGATCCTGTATCAGAGGGAGCTTGGGGTCCTGAGGGAGGCAGGGTGAGAGGGGGATCCCAAGCCCTGACGGCAGGGAGAGAGGCTGCTCAGCAGCTCCAGGGTGTCCTAGCAG CCCCTCCAAGGCAAGGACCCCTGCTTCTGTGTCGAGACCCTGCACAGTACTGCCATGCTGTCTGGGGAGACCCAGACACCCCAAACTACCACAG GTGCAGCCTTGTGAAACCAGGATACCAAGGACAGAGTTGCTTGGGGGCCAAG ATGCGACATTTCACTCGCTGTCACATCCCTGATGTCCATCTCCGTGGTTATGCCTTGTGGCCAGAGCAGGAACCCTCACAGCTAATCCAGCCAGGTGGGTCTGGGGTCCAAAACACTGATTTTCTCCTGTATGTGTGGGTTGCCCACACTTCCAAGTGGCACCAAGAG CCCTCTATCGTAGCCTACGCTGCCTGCTGCCAGCTGGACTCAGAAGACAGGCCCCTTGCTGGTACGATTGTCTTCTGTGCCCATCTcaccagccccagcctcagccacAGTGACATGGTCATG GCCACACTCCATGAATTGCTCCATGCCCTGGGTTTCTCTGGACAGCTCTTCGAGAAGTGGAGGGATTGCCTTTCAGGACCCAGCG TCAGCGAGAACTGTTCTACAGGTCAACAAGTGACAAGGCAAGATGAGTGGGGACAGCTGCTTCTCACCA GCCTGGCCAAACACTTGGGACTGCTGGGGGTTTCCCTGGGCGCTCCCTTGTCAGAAGAGGTGAGGATGAGAACACCTTGGGGTGATGGAAGGAAAAAGCAACGGTCAGGTGGCACCAGCTATCTCCTCCCAAGGGGCCCTTTGTCTTCACACTGGGAGGCCTGACTACTCTAGAACTGTATAATGACTGCTACCTACAATGGCGCCCAGTGCACTCGGCTTGACCCAATCACTCTCTCTGCCTTCAAAGACTCAGGCTGGTGCCAGGTCAACCACAGCACTGCAGAGGAGATGTTGTGGGGCTGGG GGTCTGGCCTGGAATTTGGCCTGGTGACCACCTGTGGGAATGGCACCTCAGACTTCTTCTTTACTGGCAG TGGACGGGGCTGCCACTACCTGCACCTGGACAAGGGAAGCTGCTCCTCAGACCTCATGCTGGAAGGCTGATGCAGGTATAAGCTCTTGGCCAGTGGA AGTGAATGCTGGAGGAAGGAAA GATTCCCACCTGGGGCGGAGAATCCCCGTGGGGATATCTACCATCCCCATAGTTGTTGCTTCCTTGCCAACCTCACTTCACAGCTGCTTCCTGCGGACAAGATCAGGCATCCCTCTCAGATCCCACACCTCAAGGAAGCAA CCCCTGGCCACTGCTACTTACATCAGTGCACAGAGAGGGGAGTGTACAAGGTGCAGGTGGAGTGATCACCCTGGGTCCCATACCTTCCAGGAAAGGCTATTCAG ATACCTGGGAACAATGGCCATCTCTTCTGTTCCCTGGGTTGGCTCTGTTAGACAAATGAAGGTACCGATGCTATCAATATTACTTACCCACCTGTAAGTCTTTCAACCTGACCTATTATTTCAGCTGTCTTTAGGATTAGCTGGGGTCCCCCAGGCCACTccctggggaaggaagagggcGAAGAGCTAACTGAAGCAGTTCTACAAGGCTCTG AGATCCAAACGTCCATTTGGTGCTATTTCCACAGTCTCTTGATTACCACCAGTCTGGTCTTCACTGTGCATATGTAGAAATGCCCTGGCTGCCAAGGGCCTTCAGTTGGTATGCTGCACAGGGCCCTGACCCTGACTCTCTGGAAGAAACCTCTAGAAGTATATTATGGAGAAGCCACCTTTACCATAGAATACAGCAA GTTTCTAGTTACCTCGGACGATAATCCTTCCATGACACACCTCGGTCTGTCCATGGGACTCTGCCTAATGTCGCTTATCCTGGTGGTTGCATTGGGAACCACGGCCTATCAGAAACGAGCTACTCTTCAGGTGCGACCTCCTGCCCCTTACCATTCACTAGACCCCCGAGGTGCAACAGGGGGCCCAGTTGGAGGAATGAGGGAGGTGTGA